AAAATACCAAATCGCTTTATTTTTACTTCTATTTGTTTCACTTGGGTATAGCCAAGACACTGATCGCACCCTTTTAAGAGGTAAAGTGATGTATCGTAGCAGTAATGTGCAAAATGAAAATGTGATCAATGTAACTACTGAAATGGGCGTGATTACTAATGCGAATGGGGAGTTTGCTATCAATGTAAAAGTAGGCGATGAACTTGTCTTTACGGCCTTGAATTATGAAATAAAAAGAGTAGTAATTACACCAGAAATATTAGAAAATAATCGTTTAGTGGTTGAAGTCACTGAAAAAGTAACCCAGCTCGATGAAATAGTGGTCGGTCCAGAAAATAAAGAAGCTTTTATCAAATTAAAAAATGAAGAATTTAAACAGTTTGATTACGGTATTGACGAAACGACTAGGGTAGAAAATATTGCCTTATCACAAACCGAAAGGGGCATGCAGAACGGACTTAATTTTGTCAATATTTTTAAAGCTATTAAAAAAGGACTTAAAAACGAAGATGGGGAAAGCGTTGAAACGCCTAAATTAAAATTAAGTGAAGTATTACGACAGGTGTATGATGATGAGTTTTTTGTCAAAGATTTGCAGTTGCCTCAAGATAAAATTAACGAATTTTTATTCTATTGCGACAACAATATGTCTGAACAATCGCTACTTAAAAAAACAAACGAGTTTCAATTGATTGATTTTTTAGTGGACCAAAGCAAGGAGTTCAAAAAAACACTGAATGAAAAATAATGGCGCTTTTTATGCACTTATTTTTCTATTTTGCTACAGTACATTAAGTTTTGGGCAAGACTTTTCGTATCATTCACTACAAGGCCGAGTACTTAGTGCTGATGATGACGTTTCTGCCACCCATGTTTTAAATATTTCTGCGAGTAAAGCAGCCATTACCGATGCAGAAGGTTTTTTCACGATCACGGCAAAACTATATGATACACTTATTTTTTCGGCGATACAATTCAAAACAAAACAGTTGGTTGTTTCACAAGATATGTTATCGAGTAAAAGCATTTTTGTGACTTTAGAAGCCTCCTTGACAGAATTAGACGAGGTTATTGTAATGCCCTACAATTTAACGGGTGAGCTTAAAAGAGATATGAATGCCATGCAAGTAGGTCCAGTTGTGACGGCTTCTACCTTAGGGCTGCCTAACTCGAATGTAAAAGTAATGCCACAATCAGATCGTCAGTTGTATTCTGCGCAAAATGGAGGTTCTATACTAAAAGTATTGAATGCAATCACCGGAGAAACAAAGCGACTTAAAGAATTTGCAGCAGAACAGCGTAAATACAGACGAACAGAATTAATACGTGACGCCTATCACGACACCCTCTTTGTAAAACAGCTTAAAATTCCGGAAGAAAAGATTGATGATTTTATGTATTTCTGTGAAGTAGACGCCGATTTTGCACGTACAAATGTGAATGATAAACTTAGATTATGGGAAATTATGTTGGTCAAGAGTGCTGCTTATCGTAAAAATAACGCCTTAGATACGCCTTAAGATCTGTGAAAAAAACCGTCTTGTATAGCGCGATGATCTTTTTACTTTTTGCAGTTTTTACTGCAAAAGCGCAAGATTCACGTGTATTGCTTAATGGAAATATTAAATCGTTTACGGATGAAGTGCAAGATGTCACTGTTCAAAATATTTCTAGCGGAAAAGGTACTATTTCTGATGGCTACGGTTTTTTCGCTATAGCGGTACAAGCCAATGACAGTATCGTTTTTTCTGCGGTTCAATTTAAAAAGAAAACGCTTGTTGTACATACAGCCATGTTACAAAGCCAGCGTATTATAGTGACTCTCGAAGAAGCTAATAATGAGTTGGATGAGATCATTGTTATGCCTTATAATTTAACAGGCGACTTGGCAAAAGACATGAAAACTCAAAACGTGGTGGTGGCAGCCACACTTGGTTTGCCGAATGCCTATGTAAAAAAGAAAACGCAAAGTGAACGTTTATTAGCTGAAGCTGATGGTGGTAAATGGATTAAATCTGCGGGAGCAGGGTATGGAGGTGCTGGTGGTGCTGTTAATCTTCATAAAATATTAAATAGAATTTCGGGTCGTACAAAAATGCTAAAAAAGCGCGTAGCTCGTGATAAAAAAAATGTGGTTATAGAAGACTTGTTTAATTTTTTTTCAGATACTCTTATTCGTACAGAATTAAAAATTCCAGAAGTACGGGGGTATGAATTTCTGTATTTCTGTGAGGCCGATTCTACCTTTTCCGCCTTAATGCAATCTAATAATCCCATTGAAATCTGGGAATTTTTAACCCAAAAAAGTGTTGTTTTTAGAAAAGAAAACGATATCGAATAAGGCTTATCTTTGGCATAGCCTTTGCTTAAGAAAAGACAACTAAAAAAATAGCCATGAATTTCAAGAAAAGCGTACTAATTTTATTACTTCCTTTATTTGCGTTTACCGCTGTGCATAAATTTTATGTAAGTGTAACGAATGTTTCCTATTCTGAGAAAGAGGATGCACTGCAAATAACGACCCGTATTTTTATCGATGACATGGAGAAGGCATTAAAAGAGCGGTATGATGTAAACCTATACATGGCCACTAAAAAAGAACTGGCTGAGGTGGATAGGTACGTGGAGAAATATTTAAAATCTAAATTTTTGGTTTTTCTCGATGACGAACAAAAGCAATTTACCTTTATCGGAAAAAAGTACGACAATGATATTATTGTGTGTTATATAGAAGTTCCTAAAGTAAATTTTAAAAATATTAAGAACATCGCCATTGTCAATGAAGTTTTAACCGATGTATTTGAAGAACAGCAAAACGTAGTTCATTTTAAATTAAATAATCAAAAGAAAAGCTTTGTCTTGAGTCGGGCAAATAATAAAGGAATGTTAAACTTGGATTAAAAAGTTAACAGATTCTTAAAAAAGCTTTAATTTTCCAACGACTAATTAAATTCAAATCAATGTATCAAATTAAGTATTACTTTACGACACTTCTTTTTGTTTTTGCAACGATGCTTAGTGCGCAAGGGCAAGAAGTAAAAGAAAAGGCAGAGCCTCACGGTAATGTCAACAAGTTTAAACAAATGTACGAGGAATTCGCAACTCCGAATACCTATAGATCAGCTTCTGGTGCGCCCGGTCCTGATTATTATCAGCAACAAGCTGATTATAAAATGGATGTTACCTTGGATGATAAAAATGCCAAATTATATGGTGAAGAGACCATTACGTACACCAATAACTCTCCTGACGATTTAAATTATTTATGGGTGCAGTTAGACCAAAATGTGAGAACAAAAGACACAAAATCGAACCTTAGAAACGGTTCTAGAGCCCCTATGGCTTCAACCATGGAAAATTTTGCTGGTTCATTTGTGAAAGAATCTTTTGATGGTGGTTTCAATATAGAATATGTAAAAGCAGCGAATGGCAGTGCTTTACCGTATACCATCAATCAAACGATGATGCGTATTGATTTACCTGAGACTTTAAAAAGTAAAACACAAGTATCTTTTTCTATTAAATGGAACTATAATATTCCTGACCATACTACAGATAGAGCACGTTCTGGATATGAATATTTTCCGGAAGACGGCAATAGAGCCTATGTCATCGCTCAGTTTTTTCCTAGAATGGCCGTTTACAATGATGTAGAAGGATGGCAAAACCATCAATTTTGGGGTAGTGGAGAGTTTGCTTTACCTTTTGGTAATTACGATGTAAACATTACAGTGCCTGCAGATCATATCTTAGATGGTACGGGAGAGCTTCAAAATATGAAAGATGTTTTTTCTAAAGACATGATGAAACGCTACGAAGCTGCAAAAAAATCATATGACAAACCTGTGGTTATTGTAACACAAGCTGAAGTAGAAGCCGCTGAAAAAGGTTTTTCTGACAAAACAAAAACCTGGAAATTAAAGGCTGAAAATGTTCGTGATTTTGCTTTTGCGTCTTCAAGAAAGTTTATTTGGGACATGCAAGCCGTGAAATTAGGCAACAGAGACGTTATGGCCATTTCAATGTATCCTAAGGAAGGGAATCCATTATGGGAAGAGTATTCAACCAAAGCTGTTGCTCAGACCTTAAAATCCTATTCTGACCACACCTTCGATTATCCTTATCCAAAAGCAATTTCAGTACATGCAAAAAATCAAGGGATGGAATACCCAATGATTTGCTGGAATTATGGCCGTCCAGAAAAAGATGGCACCTATTCAGACCGCGTTAAATACGGAATGATCAGTGTAATTATTCACGAAGTAGGCCATAACTTTTTTCCTATGATCGTAAATTCTGACGAACGCCAATGGGGTTGGATGGATGAAGGTTTAGATACCTTTATGCAATATATTGCAGAACAAGAGTTTGGAGTATCTTTTCCAGAAGCGATTGCACCGAACGAAAAATACCCGTCACGTAGAGGTGAGCCTTCTAAAATTGTAAATTACATGAGTGGTGATCAAAATTATATTTCACCTATCATGTCTAATCCTGAAAATGTATATCAATTAGGAAATAATGCGTACGGAAAGCCAGCAACAGCATTAAATATTCTTCGTGAAACAGTTATGGGAAGAGAATTGTTTGATCATGCTTTTAAAACCTATGCCAACCGTTGGAAATTTAAACACCCAACACCTGAAGATTTTTTCCGTACCATGGAAGATGCTTCTGCCGTTGATCTAGATTGGTTCTGGAGAGGATGGTTCTATACCACCAATGTGGTAGATATAGGGGTAGGTGATGTTAAGAAATATATTGTTACTGACAAGCCTACAAAAAGAATGAAAGACATGATGGCCGCAAGAAATCAGAATATTAATGATTTACCTGCTTTGGTATATCTTGCAGAAGAAGGAACAGAAGATTATGACGAAAGTCAAAAAGGGAAATTGCCTTCTGACATCTCTACGCCTTTAAAAGAATTTATGATGGATAATATGACTGCTGCGGAAAGAGCCACGGTTAAAGAACCAAAATTCTTTTATGAAATTACCTTTACCAAACCAGGAGGAATCCCAATGCCATTAATCGTAGAGTATTCTTATGCTGATGGGAGTAAAGAAAATATTACCTATCCTCCAGAAATTTGGAGAATGAATGACAAAGAAGTGACTAGAATGTTGGCGCTTCAAAAAGAGTTAGTAGGTGTTGAAATAGATCCAAAGGCAGAGACTGCGGATATTGATACCAGCAATAATTCTTGGCCAAAGAAACAACAAGAGTCCGATTTTGATCAGTTTAAAAACACAAATAACAACTAGAATTCACTAAAAATTTTAGTGCCTAAAACCCTATTTTTCAACTCAGTTGATCAATAGGGTTTCTTTTTTTTTGACCTTTGCGATATTCTTCGTAAAATCTAGAAGCGCGCTTTTGACAGGCTACGAAGGGTGATTATTTCAAAAAATAATTATACTATGTTTTGTGATTTTTTTTATTGCGCTCACAAACTTCTCATTATATTTGTAGTCATGTTGACGACTGTGTTTTTATTTATTAGTGGTGCAGAAATATTCTTCATCATGTTTATCGTGGTTATGGTTTTTGGGGCAGATAAGATTCCTGATATCGCCAAAGGCCTAGGTAAAGGTATGCGCCAACTTAAAGACGCGACCGAAGATATAAAGCAAGAAATTCAGAAAAGTGCTGATAAGCAAGGAATAAATACTGATTTCACAAAAGACATCAAAAAAGAAATTGATAAAGTGAAAGAAAGCGTCAGCGACGTGACAGGTTCTATCAAAAGAAAATAAAGGCATGTTAGATAAAGTGTTAACCTGGGATAGGGAAACTTTTATTTATTTGAATAGCCTCGGAGTCGAAAAATGCGATGCCTTTTGGAGAATAATCACGACAATTTCAACTTGGACTCCGCTTTTTTTACTGTTTATCTTTCTATTATTTTATAAAGAAACTACCAAAAAGGCATTTTCAAAACTATATTGGGTTCTAGCGGTACTCTTATTTGTACACGGCCTAACGTCTCTTACCAAAGAATGGGTAGCGCGTTTAAGGCCAAGTTCAGACAGCACGTTAAGTGAACTTATCAGAATAGTTCAAGAAGCTTCCGTAGGCTATAGTTTTTTTTCAGGTCATGCGTCTTTTTCATTTTCACT
The sequence above is drawn from the Cellulophaga sp. Hel_I_12 genome and encodes:
- a CDS encoding phosphatase PAP2 family protein: MLDKVLTWDRETFIYLNSLGVEKCDAFWRIITTISTWTPLFLLFIFLLFYKETTKKAFSKLYWVLAVLLFVHGLTSLTKEWVARLRPSSDSTLSELIRIVQEASVGYSFFSGHASFSFSLTTIIVLFLKHRFWWIWLFYLWALLIVFSRIYVGVHYPIDLIMGALVGTVAAYVFYLLYCKFTTRESA
- a CDS encoding DUF6702 family protein — encoded protein: MNFKKSVLILLLPLFAFTAVHKFYVSVTNVSYSEKEDALQITTRIFIDDMEKALKERYDVNLYMATKKELAEVDRYVEKYLKSKFLVFLDDEQKQFTFIGKKYDNDIIVCYIEVPKVNFKNIKNIAIVNEVLTDVFEEQQNVVHFKLNNQKKSFVLSRANNKGMLNLD
- a CDS encoding twin-arginine translocase TatA/TatE family subunit — translated: MLTTVFLFISGAEIFFIMFIVVMVFGADKIPDIAKGLGKGMRQLKDATEDIKQEIQKSADKQGINTDFTKDIKKEIDKVKESVSDVTGSIKRK
- a CDS encoding outer membrane protein, which codes for MKNNGAFYALIFLFCYSTLSFGQDFSYHSLQGRVLSADDDVSATHVLNISASKAAITDAEGFFTITAKLYDTLIFSAIQFKTKQLVVSQDMLSSKSIFVTLEASLTELDEVIVMPYNLTGELKRDMNAMQVGPVVTASTLGLPNSNVKVMPQSDRQLYSAQNGGSILKVLNAITGETKRLKEFAAEQRKYRRTELIRDAYHDTLFVKQLKIPEEKIDDFMYFCEVDADFARTNVNDKLRLWEIMLVKSAAYRKNNALDTP
- a CDS encoding carboxypeptidase-like regulatory domain-containing protein; the encoded protein is MKKYQIALFLLLFVSLGYSQDTDRTLLRGKVMYRSSNVQNENVINVTTEMGVITNANGEFAINVKVGDELVFTALNYEIKRVVITPEILENNRLVVEVTEKVTQLDEIVVGPENKEAFIKLKNEEFKQFDYGIDETTRVENIALSQTERGMQNGLNFVNIFKAIKKGLKNEDGESVETPKLKLSEVLRQVYDDEFFVKDLQLPQDKINEFLFYCDNNMSEQSLLKKTNEFQLIDFLVDQSKEFKKTLNEK
- a CDS encoding M1 family metallopeptidase, with product MYQIKYYFTTLLFVFATMLSAQGQEVKEKAEPHGNVNKFKQMYEEFATPNTYRSASGAPGPDYYQQQADYKMDVTLDDKNAKLYGEETITYTNNSPDDLNYLWVQLDQNVRTKDTKSNLRNGSRAPMASTMENFAGSFVKESFDGGFNIEYVKAANGSALPYTINQTMMRIDLPETLKSKTQVSFSIKWNYNIPDHTTDRARSGYEYFPEDGNRAYVIAQFFPRMAVYNDVEGWQNHQFWGSGEFALPFGNYDVNITVPADHILDGTGELQNMKDVFSKDMMKRYEAAKKSYDKPVVIVTQAEVEAAEKGFSDKTKTWKLKAENVRDFAFASSRKFIWDMQAVKLGNRDVMAISMYPKEGNPLWEEYSTKAVAQTLKSYSDHTFDYPYPKAISVHAKNQGMEYPMICWNYGRPEKDGTYSDRVKYGMISVIIHEVGHNFFPMIVNSDERQWGWMDEGLDTFMQYIAEQEFGVSFPEAIAPNEKYPSRRGEPSKIVNYMSGDQNYISPIMSNPENVYQLGNNAYGKPATALNILRETVMGRELFDHAFKTYANRWKFKHPTPEDFFRTMEDASAVDLDWFWRGWFYTTNVVDIGVGDVKKYIVTDKPTKRMKDMMAARNQNINDLPALVYLAEEGTEDYDESQKGKLPSDISTPLKEFMMDNMTAAERATVKEPKFFYEITFTKPGGIPMPLIVEYSYADGSKENITYPPEIWRMNDKEVTRMLALQKELVGVEIDPKAETADIDTSNNSWPKKQQESDFDQFKNTNNN